Sequence from the Gordonia crocea genome:
CCGGGCCGGGCGCCTGGTCGGCCCGGAGGACGACATCCTGTCCGACGACTACGAGCAGATGTTGGCCACCGACGTCGGCGTCGACGGGGCGGGCGCGTCGGCCGAAGAGGCGGCCGTGCACATCATCGAGGACGAGTAATCGCCAGACCGCAACTGGTCTGACCACTTGACAGGAAGACCATCTGGGCGCATTCTTGCGCCGTGACCTTCCAACCCGTCGTCCGACGCTCGGTCTCCGAGGACGTGTACGACCAGATCGCCGCCCGGGTGGTCAGCGGCTCGCTGCCCGCCGGCGACCCGCTGCCCAGCGAACGCGACCTGGCCGCCGCACTCGGGGTCTCCCGCCCCGCGGTGCGTGAGGCACTGCAGCGGCTCGACGCCTCGGGGCTCGTCCACATCCGCCAGGGCGGCGCGACGACGGTCCGCGACATCCGCCGCGACGGCGGCCTCGACGTGCTCCCGCTGCTGTTGGTCGCCGACGGCGGTCTCGACCTGGGCGTGGCGCGGTCGGTGGTGGAAGCCCGCGCGGACATCGCGCCCATCGTGGCCGGACTCGCCGCGGCACGGATGACCGGCGCGGCCCTCGACGCGGTGGCCGACCAGGTCGGGCGGATCGCCGCCGAGCGCGACCCGCTGAACCTGCAACGACTGGCGCTGCAGTTCTGGGACCTTGTCGTCGACGGGGCCGACTCCCTCGCCTACCGCCTGATGTTCAACAGTCTGCGCGCCGCCTACGAGCCCGCCCTGCCCGCGCTGTCGGCGGTGATGGCCGGCGAAGTCGGCCAGGTTGACGCCTACCGGACGCTGCTCGCGGCGCTGCGCGACCACGACCCGACTGCCGCCCGGCGCGCCGCCGACGATCTGCTCGCGCCGAGCACCTCAGCCCTGCTGGCCGTGTTTACCGCGGCCCAGTCCCCCAGCTCTGGAGGAACCGATGTCCACTGATCACGCCACCGCCCCCGCCAAAACCCGTCGGAAGCGGCCCACAATCACCACGCTGCGCGCCGCGTTCATCGAATTCTGGCGCCACCCGTCGCCGTGGATGATCGCGGTGCCGTTGGTCGGCGCCGCGGCCACGCGGCTCGCGCTGGGCGACTGGCAGTGGACCGACGCCCTCGTCGTGGCGGTCCTGCTGGCGGTGTCGCCGCTGGTCGAATGGCTCATCCACGTCGGCATCCTGCATTGGCGGCCGCGCCAGCTCGGCGGCATCACCATCGACTGGGTCCTCCCCCGCGACCACCGTCGCCACCACCGCGACCCCCGCGACATCCCGCTCATCTTCATCCCCTGGCCGGTGCTCGTCGGGCTGTTGCCCGTCCTGACCGTCCTCGGCCTGTTCGCCTTCCCGCGGCTGGCACTGGGCATGACCTTCCTGCTGACCGTGACGGCCTTCCTGATGTTCTACGAGTGGACGCACTACCTGATCCACACCGATTACAAGCCCCGTCACCGCCCCTACCGCGCGGTGTACCGCAACCATCGGTTCCACCACTTCAAGAACGAGCACTACTGGTACACGGTGACGAGTTCGGGCACCGCCGACCGTCTGCTCGGCACCTACCCCGACCCGACACAGGTGACGACCTCGAAAACGGCCAAGAATCTCCACGGGTCCACCTGAGTCCGCTACGGCGCGCCGCAGACCTTCCAGGCGCCGCCCTCCTTGCGCAGACCGAGGTTCCGCGTCGCGCCCGACCCGGTGAACCGCAAGGTGGCGCTGGCGGTATCGCCGTCGACCCGGACGTCGGCCACCTCGAAGCGCCGTCGCGGAGCTGCCGTGTCGGCACTGCCCGGCTTCGTCGGACCCGCCGCGTCCCGAAATGCCGTCGCCCGTTCCGTGCACATCATCCCCGCGGCCGCACTCACGTCGTCGCGCTCGATCGCGTCGGCGAACGCGTAGGTCGCCGTGGTGATCTCGTCACGGTCGGACGTGTGGAACACGAGGAACAATCCGACGGCGACCGACGCCACGACCACGAGCAGTACCACCGGCAAACCCACCACCAACCACATCCGGCGCTTCCGCGTCGCCACTGGCGGGATGGCCCCCGGTTGCGGCGGGTAGAAACCCGGAGCCTGCTGCGGTGGCCCGAACTGGGGCGGACCAAACGAGGGCGGACCAAACGAAGGCGGCCCGAACTGGGGCGTCGACATCATTCCACCTCGAATCGGACCATTAGGTTGTGGTCGAGTAACTCCGCGAACGGTTTCGGTTCGTCTGGTTCGTCGTACCGGTAGACCGCCACGCCCGTGGCGGTGGGCAGATCCGGCGAAATGCAGAGGCGGACACCGCTATAGGTCTCGGTGATCACGAGCAAACGGTCGGCCGGCGGTGCCCCCTCCCAGTCACCCTCGTCGGCGTCGTACTCCAGCGCCGCCGCGAGCGTGCCCAGTCCAGCGACGGCCGGAAGGCCGAACGACCGCTCGTCGGGTGCGGTGAAGGCACCGTGTACACCGCGGTAGAAGTCGATGACCGCTGCCGGCGCGGCCGACCACAGCTCCGGCTCGGCCGGCTGCAGTTCGGGGGTTGGCGGCGCGCCGACCCACACGGCCGGGACGCGCACCCCCGGGTCATCGGCATCGAGTCCGGCGCGATCGACGTACTCCACCGCGTAGACCAGAACCGGCTCGCCGGCCCGTTCGCCGACCCAGACATCGGTCAGCGATTCCTGCAGGACCGCCCAGAAGCCGGGCATCACCTCGGCCACACCGGTCTGCCACAAGGCCAGTGCCGCGGCGACCCGCTCGCCGGGAGTCGAGCCCACGGCGACGGTGCGCCAGCGCGCCGGGACCGACGGCGACTCGGCCGCCACCCGTGTCACCGGTCGCCCACGGCTGAACTGCGCCTCTAACTCGACGTCGGAAATACTCATATCTCGATCCCCAAACTCTCCAGAATCTGTTTAATGATCTCGGTCAATTGGGCCACCACGCGCAGTTCGAGTTCTTGCTGCTCCTGCACCCAGTTCGGATCCGCCCCGGTGACGACCGCCGCCTCCCCGGCCTGCTTGGACCGGTTGGCCTTCGGGGACAACCATTGCAGGTTCATCGGCGAATGGGCCACCTGGTACATGTAGCGCGGCGGCAGCTTGACAAAGCCTGGAATGTAGAACAGCCGGGCCAGCGGAACGATGTGATCGGCCTCCACCTTGGGAGTGCCGTCGTCATTGGTCCCGATGGTCCGACCATCCTCGGGCGGATACGCCGGATCGGGCGACTCCGCCTCCGGCCAGTTCTTTGATTGCAGTGCGATATTGCCGAGCTGCTTCTGATCCGGCGCGGTGTCACGCAGCGCCTCGTACAGCGGGCGGCCCGGTTCCCACACCTTCGTCTTCGCGTTGCCCTTGATGGCCGGATACGACGGGGGCGCCTGCCCGTTGAGCGCCGCCTGTCCTCGTTTGAGCCGATCCTCGGTTTGCGGCTTTGGTTTCATCAGCTTCCCGCCAGCCGACAACCGATTTGTGGCGGCCGCACAGGAGCCGAGATTGGCCATCGCCGCATTCTTCTTGGCGTTCAGCGCGGCCGCCTCCTGGTCATAGGCGGTGGCGGCGGCCTGCTGTTGGGGAACGATGAAGTGGTGGGGTTTGGCGTTGTGGACCTTGATCTCGACTGCAACGCCCTGCACTGTCGAGACCTGCACCGGGCAGGACTCGACCAAAGCCGGCGGCGGGGCGGCCGCACCCGGATCCGCCCGGACCTCGGCCGCGCCGAACGGGCCGCCGGCAATGGTGATCGCGGCGAGGGCGACCACCATCCCCCTCGACCACCGTGCCCGCCAGCGCCGACCCGGTTCCGTTGACGGGGTGGTTCGAACGGCCGGTTCGGTTCGCACGTCGATCTCCTCGGTTCAGGTCGCGAGCGGCGCCCGCGGGGTGAGCCCGGCAAACGCTACGCCCGATCCCGCCGCGGCATCGCCGCCGTTAAGTCGGATAGCCGACGCCGCCGCGACGGCAGAACCTGTTGTCCACAGATGGTTTGCCGACCACCGGAGACGTCGGAAACCAGTCGGACCGCCGTTAGCCGACATATGGCACACCCCGCGAGTGCTGCTTAGGTCCGTTAAGGGTCACCGGCTACCCTGACACGTTGTGACTGTGAGCTCGACGACGACGGCCGCCGGCGGTCCCTCCGGGGAACCCGGCTCGAAACCGTCGGGCGGCAAGCCCATCGCCTACCGCCACGACCTGGATGGATTGCGCGGATTGGCGATTGCGTTGGTCGCGATCTTCCACGTCTGGTTCGGCCGCGTCTCCGGCGGCGTCGACGTCTTCCTCACCCTGTCCGGGTACTTCTTCGTCGCCTCGCTGCTCAAGCACGTCACCGCCACCAACCCGAGCACGGCGACCTGGCGCGAGGCGCTCAACCCGTGGCCGCGGTTGTCGCGCCTGCTGCGCCGCCTGCTCCCGGCGCTCTACCTGGTGCTGGCCGGCGTCGTCCTGCTCTGCTGGCAACTGATGCCCAGCACCCGCCTCGGCCCGCTCGGCCAAGAGGTGATCGCCTCGGCGCTGTACTACCAGAACTACCTCCTGGCCCTGAACTCGCAGAACTACGGCGCCGCCACGTCGGCCGCCAGCCCGATGCAGCACCTGTGGTCGATGTCGATGCAGGGCCAATTCTTCTTCGCCACCCTGTTCGCCGCACTCGCCCTCGGCGGTTTGCTCAAGTTCGCCGCCCGCTTCGACCGCCGGTTCGGCGATCCGAAGACGATCCGCGTGATCTTCGGCGTCTGCCTGTTGGCCGTGGCGCTGCTGTCCTTCGCGTGGGCGAACTATCGCCACGCGGTCAACCAGCCGGTCAACTACTACGACACCCTGGCCCGACTGTGGGAACCGCTGGCCGGAGCCCTCCTGGCGATCTGGATGCCGAAGCTGGTGATGAGCCGCGCCGTGCGCAACACCCTCACCATCGTCGCCCTCCTGCTGATCATCACATCGGGGTGGTGGATCCAGGGCGTCCAGGAGTACCCCGGCGCCCTGGCCCTGGTCCCCGCCGGTTCCACCCTGCTGATCATCTGGACCGGCTCGGCGGCCACCCGCCCGGCCACCGCCCCCGCCATCGACGTCCACGACAACCGTGACGTCAACGGCCTCATGGCGCAGCCGTCAATGATGTGGCTGGGCAACATCGCCTACTCGCTCTACCTCATCCACTGGCCGCTGCTGATCTTCTTCCTCACCTGGCGCATCAAGGACAAGGCGACCTTCGCCGAGGGCACCGCCATCCTGGCCGTGTCGGTGTTGCTGGCCTGGCTGGTCACCCGCTACGTGGAGACGCCGCTGCGGGCCGGACGCGGACTCGACTTCTCCAAGCAGTATCGGCGCATCCTCGTCGTCGGCCTGGTCATCGTCACCATCGTCGCGGGCACCACGTCGGCGGTCTGGGTCCAACGCCAAAAGAACCTGCACGTGGACACGATGAACCTCGACCCGCGGTTGTACCCGGGCGGGCTGGCGTTCCTGTGGGGCGTGCCGGCGCCGCACGTCCCGCCGCAACCCGAGCTCGGCGCGGCCTACATGGACCGCGGCCCGACGTGGGACAACCCGCCGAACCAGAAGATCACCAGTTGGAACGACGACACCGTGAGGGTGGGCGTCTTCGGCGACACGACGGCGACGCGCACGATCGCGGTCGCCGGCGGATCGCACGCCGACATGTGGATCCCCGCCCTCGACGTCCTGGGCCGCAAGCACCACTTCCGGGTGACCACCTACGTCAAGGTCGGCTGCGCGCTGGTCAAGACGCACGTGTTCAAGTGGTACGGAAAGGAACGCCCCGACTGCAACCGGTGGGCCGCCAAGGTCATGAAGCAGTTGGCGCAGGACAAACCCGACGTGGTCTTCACCAACAGCACACGCCCCACCGAGGAAGAGGACCACCGTCCGGGCGACTACGTGCCGCACGACTACGTCGAGATCTTCGACGACTTCACGGCCCGCGGCCAGAAGGTGATCGCCATGCGCGATACCCCGTGGACCCATCTGGAGAACGACTGGAACCCGCCGGAATGCCTCGCCACCGGCCGCAAGCCGCAGGTCTGCGGGGTCAAACAATCCGTTGCGCTCGCGCCGACCGACCCGGCGAAGACCATTGCCGCCCAGTTCCCCGGCATCACCTTCCTCGACTACACGAAGGCGGTGTGCCAGGACGGGTACTGCCCGGCCATCGTCGGCAACATCCTGGTCTACCGCGACACCCACCACTTCACCGCCACGTTCGCCCGCAGCCTGGCGCCCGCACTCGAGAAGGATCTGCGCAAGAGCCTGCACTGGTGGTGATCGACATCGCCGCGCAAAACACTTCGTCAACCTAAACAGTTCAGGTGGCTCCCAGGTTCACCCGTTAAGGTGAACAGATGTCTTTTTCGCGGCCATGCGCCGCGGGCGACGCCGGATCACCGGGCGTTGCCACGCAATCTCTGAGGGGTTCAGCGATGACCAGCACGACGGCCACGCGGGTTTCCGCGCGCGACGACGCCGTGTCCGACGCTGCGCCGAAACCGAAGGCGAAGCGCTCTTACCTGCACCATCTGGATTTGATCCGGGCGACCACCTTCGCCTTGGTGATCTTCATCCACGTCCTCACCCAGACGACCGACGAGGTCAACAGCGTCGGGGTGTCCACCACCGGGCTGTTCCTGCACTTCACGCGGAACATGTTCTTCGCGCTGACCGGCTTTGTGCTGACCTACCAGTACTTCGGTCGGCAGGACTTCTCCACCTGGTCGTTCTGGCGGCGGCGCATCAAGCTCGTCCTGTACCCCTACGTCATCTTCACGACGATCTATTTCGCGGTGAAGATCCTGCTTCCCCAGGGACGTCTCTCCGGCGACACGAAGGCGCTCGGCGGCTACCTGTGGGGCGGGCTGACCGGCTCCTCGTCGTTCCGCGACTTCCCGGCCGGCATCACCGGCACCCTCAAGGAGCTGGGTTGGAACCTGGGCTGGGGCCTGGGCGGCGGCGGGTTCCACATGTACTTCCTGTTCGTGATGGTCCAGGTGTACCTGCTCTTCCCACTGGTGCTCTGGCTGCTGCAGGTCACCAAGGGCTATCACGCCGCGCTGCTGGGCGCCGCCTTCGTCACGCAGATCTTTATCACCGTCACCATCACCCACTGGCTTCCGACGACCAGCCCGTGGTGGCACCACTACGCGACCTTCATCCCGTATCAGTTCTTCCTGTTCTACGGGGCGGTGGCCGCGGTCCATCGCGATGCGATTACCCGGGCGATCACCGGGCCGAACGCGCGCTATGTGGGCGCCGGCCTCGTCGTCGCCCTGATCGGCACCGCGACCTACGCTTTGCTCGCGTTCCGCGAGCGGTTGGCGAACTCGGACCTCCCCCCGAATGCTTCGGCGGGCGCCTTCGAACCGACCCTGCTGCCGTTCCTCGTCACCGCCATCGCCTGCCTATTCACGGTGGCCCTGCTCTGGGGCGAACGCTGGCGCGAGCACACGCCGCGCTTCGCGCGTTTCGTCTCCTTCGCGTCCAACCGCAGTTTCGGCGTCTTCCTCGTCCACGTCCTGGTGCTCTACTTCGTCCTCGGAATGCTGCCGCACGGGGAGAACGCCTGGCTCATCCGCACGCTGCCGCAGCCGCTGGGCACCGCCGTGGCCTACCTGTTGACGCTCGTCGGTTCGATCCTGCTCGTCGAGCTGCTGCGCCGCCTGCCCGGCTCGCTGTACCTCACCGGGCGCGAGCGGCTCCCACTGCCGGCGCTGCGCCTCCCCAAGCGCAAGCCCGCGGCACCCGCGGAGTCCCAGGCGTCAGCGGTCACTTCGGGGTCCCGGGCGTCAGAACCGACAACAGCGCCCTCGGCCTAGCCAACAGCGTCTCGCGCACGTGGTTGCGCACGATGGTCCACCCGGCACAGTCCGGACAGGCCGCCGCGACGCCGGTCGGGTCCGGCCCGTACGCCCGACACAGCGCGATCGCCCGGTCCAGGTGGAAGTCCTGGGTCACCACCACCACCCGCGACAACCCGAACTCGGTTCGCGCCCGGACACAGCTGCGCGCCGTGTCGTATCCGGCCGGGTCGTCGCGAATCGCCGACGACGGGATCCCGGCCGCCTCCAGATACGCGCGCATGACCGCCGTCTCGCTGCCCAGCCGCGCCGCACCGTTGCCGGAATTGAGGATCTGCGACACCCGCCCGGAGCGGTACAGGGCCACCGCGGTATCCAGCCGGGCGCGCACGTAATCACCGGGTTCGCCGTCGCTGACCTTCGCGCCGAGGACCAGGGCGGTCGACCCGGGCGGGACCGCATCCGCGTCGACCACCCGTCCGCGCGCGGCGACGTAGACCCATGTCGCCGAGGCCGCCACCACCGCCTCGGCGAGGATCGCCACGACGAGGATCAGGCGCGCCACCGGCCCCATCCGCGCATTGTCCACCCGCCCACCGTACGGTGATGCGCGGCACTCGGTAACGCCCACGCCGCGACGGCCGATGTAGTTAGTCTGAGCCGACACCCGCCTCACGAAGGGAAATCTCCGATGCAGTACATGCCGGTCACCTCGTCGATGTTTCTGATCGCGGAGACGCGCGAACAACCGATGCATGTGGGCGGTTTACAGCTGTTCATCCCGCGCGACGGACAGACTGCCGACGAACTCGCCGACGAGGTCATCGAGGCTTTCCACCGGGATATCGCGATCAGCGAACTCTTCCGCCGACGCCCGGCGCAACCGTTCAGCGTGGTCGGGTCGCTGGCCTGGAGCGTGGACGACGACATCGACCTGCACTACCACGTGCGGCGCATCGCCCTGCCCAAGCCCGGACGCATCCGCGAGCTGTTCCACTACGTCTCGCTGCACCACTCGACGCTGCTGGACCGGTCCCGGCCGATGTGGGAGGCCCACGTCATCGAAGGCCTGGCCGATGGCCGACTCGCGCTCTACACCAAGGTGCACCACTCCCTCGTCGACGGCGTCACGGCGCTACGGCTGCTCGAGCGGGCCCTGTCCGCGGACCCCGACGACCGCACCGGCACCGCCCCGTGGGACGCCGCGTTGAAGAAGCGGAAGACCGCGGCGAGCGCCGAACTCGATGCGTTGCCGCCGGCCCCGGTGGCCGACCCGCCGCCGGGGGGCGGCTTGCTCGACGGGTTGCGCAAGGGGATCGGTGCCGCCGCCGATGTCGCCGGCCAAGTCGCCGGAATGGTCCCGGCGGCCGGGCAGGTGGCGTGGAAGGCGTTGCGCGACGACGACTTCGTCTCCCCCGGCTACTTCGCACCCCGGTCCATCCTCGACGTCCCGATCGGCAGCGCCCGACGCTTCGCCGCCGACCAGTGGTCGATCACGCGGCTGCGGGCCGTCGCCGACGTCCTGGACGTCACCCTCAACGACATCGTCCTGGCCATGTGCAGTTCAGCCCTGCGCTCCTACCTCGTCGAGCAGAACGCCCTTCCGCCGGACCCACTGATCGCCATGGTGCCGGTGTCGATGCACGTCGGCGCCAACCACGACGGCAACGCGGTGAGCGCGGTGATGGCCAACCTGGCGACCAACGATCCCGACCCGGAGTCGCGACTGAAGACCCTGGTCGCCTCGATGCAGGCCAGCAAGAACGTGATCCGCGGTCTGCGCCCGCTCCAGGCGCTGGCGCTCGGCGCCGCGACGATCGCCCCGTTGGCGTTCATGAGCATCCCCGGGTTCGTCAGCTACACCCCGCCGCAGTTCAACCTGATCATCTCGAACGTCCCCGGCCCCAAGCAGGACATGTATTGGAACGGCGCGCGGCTCGACGGGGTGTACCCGGTGTCGATCGTCACCTCCGGCAATGCGCTGAACATCACCATTACCTCCGCCGCCGACCACATCGGATTCGGCCTCATCGGCGCCCGCGCCCAGCTGCCGAGTCTGCAGCGCCTGCTGGACTACCTGGAGGACGGATTGGTCGAGCTGGAAGGTGTTGCGCAGGTCACCGACCAGCGAAGTTAGGTAAGCCTGGGAGGCGCAACACCGGGTCGAGGAACTACCGTATTCACGACAGTATGTAGTACCCGCCACGCGGCGCGCGTCCGCTTCTGCCAGTCCCTGGGCGCGACGCCCCGCAGGGTGGGTTACGCACCTACGAAAGGCGAGGTGACATCGTTGAACGCAACGACGATCACTTTGGGGCTCATCGGCATCGCCATCAGCCTTCTCTGCTGGGCGAATTTCGGTCGCGGCGTTACGCGCATCGTGCGCACGGTGGCACAGGGCCAGCCCGCTCCGGGTCGATTCCTCCCGTTCTTCCCGCGTCTGTTCACGATGCTCAAGGAGTTCATCGGCCACACCCGGATGGTGAAGTTCCGCACCGTCGGCTGGGCGCACTGGTTGGTGATGATCGGCTTCCTGGGCGGCTTCCCCCTCTTCTTCGAGGCCTACGGCCAGTCGGTCAACCCGGAGTTCCACTGGCCGGTCTTCGGTGACACCTTCGGTTGGCACCTCTGGGACGAGATCCTCGGCATCGGCACCGTCGTCGGCATCGTCACGCTGATCATCATCCGCCAGCTGAACCACCCGCGCGTGCCGGCGCGGCTGTCCCGGTTCTCCGGTTCGCGGTTCATCCCGGCGTACACGATCGAGGCCATCGTCCTCGTCGAGGGCCTGGGCATGATCCTGGTGAAAGCCTCGAAGATCGCGACCTACCACCACAGCAACCCGGGCTCAGACTTCTTCACCATGCAGGTGGCCAAGCTGCTGCCCGCCAGCCCCACCCTGGTGGCCGTCTTCGCACTCATCAAGCTGCTGTCGGGCAGCCTGTTCCTGCTCCTGGTGGGTAACAACGTCAACTGGGGTGTCGCCTGGCACCGCTTCTCGTCGTTCCCCAACATCTTCTTCAAGCGCGAGGCCGACGGCGGCGTCGCGCTGGGTGCGCTGAAGCCGATGATGTCGGGCGGACGTGCGCTGACGATGGAGACCGCCGACCCCGACACCGACTCGTTCGGCGCCGGAAACATCGAGGATTTCAGCTGGAAGGGCTGGCTGGACTTCACCACCTGCACCGAGTGCGGCCGTTGCCAAAGCCAGTGCCCGGCGTGGAACACCGGCAAGCCGCTGAGCCCCAAGCTGCTCATCATGTCGCTGCGCGACCACGGTTATGCCAAGGCGCCCTACCTGTTGGCCGGTGGCCGCAAGGACATGGGCGGCGAGGAGGTCGGCCTGGTCGACGCCGACGGCAACGAGCTGACCGCCAAGCTCGACGCGATCCCGGCCGCGGCGCGCGCGGAGGCCGAGCGGCCCCTCGTCGGCGAGGCCGACGGCGACGGTGCGGGCGCGGTCATCGACACCGAGACGCTGTGGAGCTGTACCAACTGCGGCGCATGTGTCGAGCAGTGTCCGGTCGACATCGAGCACGTCGACCACATCGTCGACATGCGCCGCTACCAGGTCCTCATCGAGTCGGACTTCCCCACCGAATTGGCCGGGTTGTTCAAGAACCTGGAGAACAAGGGCAACCCGTGGGGCCAGAGCCCGTCGGCGCGTACCGCGTGGATCGACGAGATGGACATCCACATCCCGGTCTACGGCAAGGACGTCGACAGCTTCGCCGGCTACGAATACCTGTTCTGGGTTGGTTGCGCCGGCGCCTACGAGGACCGCGCCAAGAAGACCACCAAGGCCGTCGCCGAGCTCCTCGACGTCGCCGCGGTCAACTTCCTCGTCCTCGGCGAGGGCGAGACCTGTACCGGCGACTCGGCCCGCCGCGCCGGCAACGAGTTCCTGTTCCAGATGCTGGCGCAGCAGAACATCGAGCAGTTCGACGAGCTGTTCGCCACCGCCCCGACGCAGCGCAAGAAGATCGTCGTCACCTGTGCACACTGCTTCAACGCCCTGGGCAACGAGTACCCGCAGGTCGACGGGGAGCGCGGCCGATTCGAGGTCGTGCACCACACGCAGTTGCTCAACCGCCTGGTCCGCGAGAAGCGCCTGATCCCGGTGGCCCCGCCCGAGGGCGAGTCGGTCACCTACCACGACCCCTGCTTCTTGGGCCGCCACAACCAGGTCTACGACGCGCCGCGCGAGCTCGTCGAGGCGTCGGGTTCGACACTGACCGAGATGCCGCGTCACGGCGAGCGGTCCATGTGCTGTGGCGCCGGCGGCGCACGGATGTGGATGGAAGAGCAGATCGGCAAGCGGATCAACATCGACCGCGTCGACGAAGCCCTCGACACCCTCGAAAGCGGACCAGTGCTTACCGGCGAGAAGCAGAAGATCGCCACCGGCTGCCCGTTCTGCCGCGTGATGCTCACCGACGGCCTGACCGCTCAGACGTCGGGAACCGAGAAGGAAGACCAGATCGAGGTCGTCGACGTGGCGCAGCTCCTGCTGGAGGGCGTCCGCCGGGGTATCGAGCTCGAGGTGGTCCGCGAGGGCAAGGTTCGCGGCCCCGGCGACGTGGAGCAGCCGGTCGCACCGGTGGCCCTGGTCGAGGAACCGGCTCCCGCGCCGAAGCCGGTGGCCAAGCCCGCCGCCGCCGCACCCGCTGCGGCACCGGCGGCACCCGCCGCCGAGGCGAAGCCCGCCGCGAAGGGCTTC
This genomic interval carries:
- a CDS encoding acyltransferase family protein, producing the protein MSSTTTAAGGPSGEPGSKPSGGKPIAYRHDLDGLRGLAIALVAIFHVWFGRVSGGVDVFLTLSGYFFVASLLKHVTATNPSTATWREALNPWPRLSRLLRRLLPALYLVLAGVVLLCWQLMPSTRLGPLGQEVIASALYYQNYLLALNSQNYGAATSAASPMQHLWSMSMQGQFFFATLFAALALGGLLKFAARFDRRFGDPKTIRVIFGVCLLAVALLSFAWANYRHAVNQPVNYYDTLARLWEPLAGALLAIWMPKLVMSRAVRNTLTIVALLLIITSGWWIQGVQEYPGALALVPAGSTLLIIWTGSAATRPATAPAIDVHDNRDVNGLMAQPSMMWLGNIAYSLYLIHWPLLIFFLTWRIKDKATFAEGTAILAVSVLLAWLVTRYVETPLRAGRGLDFSKQYRRILVVGLVIVTIVAGTTSAVWVQRQKNLHVDTMNLDPRLYPGGLAFLWGVPAPHVPPQPELGAAYMDRGPTWDNPPNQKITSWNDDTVRVGVFGDTTATRTIAVAGGSHADMWIPALDVLGRKHHFRVTTYVKVGCALVKTHVFKWYGKERPDCNRWAAKVMKQLAQDKPDVVFTNSTRPTEEEDHRPGDYVPHDYVEIFDDFTARGQKVIAMRDTPWTHLENDWNPPECLATGRKPQVCGVKQSVALAPTDPAKTIAAQFPGITFLDYTKAVCQDGYCPAIVGNILVYRDTHHFTATFARSLAPALEKDLRKSLHWW
- a CDS encoding WS/DGAT/MGAT family O-acyltransferase encodes the protein MQYMPVTSSMFLIAETREQPMHVGGLQLFIPRDGQTADELADEVIEAFHRDIAISELFRRRPAQPFSVVGSLAWSVDDDIDLHYHVRRIALPKPGRIRELFHYVSLHHSTLLDRSRPMWEAHVIEGLADGRLALYTKVHHSLVDGVTALRLLERALSADPDDRTGTAPWDAALKKRKTAASAELDALPPAPVADPPPGGGLLDGLRKGIGAAADVAGQVAGMVPAAGQVAWKALRDDDFVSPGYFAPRSILDVPIGSARRFAADQWSITRLRAVADVLDVTLNDIVLAMCSSALRSYLVEQNALPPDPLIAMVPVSMHVGANHDGNAVSAVMANLATNDPDPESRLKTLVASMQASKNVIRGLRPLQALALGAATIAPLAFMSIPGFVSYTPPQFNLIISNVPGPKQDMYWNGARLDGVYPVSIVTSGNALNITITSAADHIGFGLIGARAQLPSLQRLLDYLEDGLVELEGVAQVTDQRS
- a CDS encoding SanA/YdcF family protein; protein product: MDNARMGPVARLILVVAILAEAVVAASATWVYVAARGRVVDADAVPPGSTALVLGAKVSDGEPGDYVRARLDTAVALYRSGRVSQILNSGNGAARLGSETAVMRAYLEAAGIPSSAIRDDPAGYDTARSCVRARTEFGLSRVVVVTQDFHLDRAIALCRAYGPDPTGVAAACPDCAGWTIVRNHVRETLLARPRALLSVLTPGTPK
- a CDS encoding acyltransferase; its protein translation is MTSTTATRVSARDDAVSDAAPKPKAKRSYLHHLDLIRATTFALVIFIHVLTQTTDEVNSVGVSTTGLFLHFTRNMFFALTGFVLTYQYFGRQDFSTWSFWRRRIKLVLYPYVIFTTIYFAVKILLPQGRLSGDTKALGGYLWGGLTGSSSFRDFPAGITGTLKELGWNLGWGLGGGGFHMYFLFVMVQVYLLFPLVLWLLQVTKGYHAALLGAAFVTQIFITVTITHWLPTTSPWWHHYATFIPYQFFLFYGAVAAVHRDAITRAITGPNARYVGAGLVVALIGTATYALLAFRERLANSDLPPNASAGAFEPTLLPFLVTAIACLFTVALLWGERWREHTPRFARFVSFASNRSFGVFLVHVLVLYFVLGMLPHGENAWLIRTLPQPLGTAVAYLLTLVGSILLVELLRRLPGSLYLTGRERLPLPALRLPKRKPAAPAESQASAVTSGSRASEPTTAPSA
- a CDS encoding sterol desaturase family protein — protein: MSTDHATAPAKTRRKRPTITTLRAAFIEFWRHPSPWMIAVPLVGAAATRLALGDWQWTDALVVAVLLAVSPLVEWLIHVGILHWRPRQLGGITIDWVLPRDHRRHHRDPRDIPLIFIPWPVLVGLLPVLTVLGLFAFPRLALGMTFLLTVTAFLMFYEWTHYLIHTDYKPRHRPYRAVYRNHRFHHFKNEHYWYTVTSSGTADRLLGTYPDPTQVTTSKTAKNLHGST
- a CDS encoding FadR/GntR family transcriptional regulator, giving the protein MTFQPVVRRSVSEDVYDQIAARVVSGSLPAGDPLPSERDLAAALGVSRPAVREALQRLDASGLVHIRQGGATTVRDIRRDGGLDVLPLLLVADGGLDLGVARSVVEARADIAPIVAGLAAARMTGAALDAVADQVGRIAAERDPLNLQRLALQFWDLVVDGADSLAYRLMFNSLRAAYEPALPALSAVMAGEVGQVDAYRTLLAALRDHDPTAARRAADDLLAPSTSALLAVFTAAQSPSSGGTDVH
- a CDS encoding Rv0361 family membrane protein — its product is MATRKRRMWLVVGLPVVLLVVVASVAVGLFLVFHTSDRDEITTATYAFADAIERDDVSAAAGMMCTERATAFRDAAGPTKPGSADTAAPRRRFEVADVRVDGDTASATLRFTGSGATRNLGLRKEGGAWKVCGAP